AGTAAGCCAAGGATGTTTACAAGAAAGTAATTTGCAACTTCTTTTGGATGTTCAACGACATTTACGACACTTTCAAAGTAATCAGCGTATTTTTTATTGTAAGCAAGGGTTCTTGCATAATCTTCTTGCAAGGCAAACTGCTCTATATACCTTCGTACTTTTTCATTTGGTAATTCTCCTAAACTTATTTTTACAGAATCGATATACTGTTCGTCTAAAATTAAAGGTGGTAAGTCAGGTTCAGGAAAATACCTATAATCATTTAATTCCTCTTTAACTCGCATCGTTTTTGTGGTGCCATCATGTTCATCAAAATGTCGAGTTTCTCTTACTATCTTTTCTCCTTTTTCAAGGAGCTCTATCTGTCTTGAAATCTCATAGTCAATTGCTCTTTTTACACTCCTAAAGGAATTGAGGTTTTTTATTTCCACTTTTGTTCCTTTTGTTTCATCTTTAGAAACAGAAACATTTACATCACAACGTAAAGCACCTTTTTCCATATCTCCAGAAGATATGTTAAGATACCTTACGATACTTCTTAAAAGCACAAGAAACTCGTATGCTTCATCTCCTGATTCAAGGTCAGGCATTGTCACAATCTCCACAAGAGGAATGCCAGATCTATTAAAGTCAATGAGTGAATAGGGAGATTCTGTGATATCACCTAAATGGATTGATTTACCCGAATCTTCCTCGATGTGTCCTCTTTCAATGTTTACTTTTTTAACTTTTCCTGAAACACCAATTTCTAAAAAACCTTGGTAGCCTAAGGGAAGTGAGTACTGAGTAATCTGGTACCCTTTAGGAAGATCAGGATAAAAATAGTTTTTTCTATAAAAAGTTGAGAACCTATTAATCTTCATATTTAATGCAAGAGCAAGTTTTAACGCATATTCAACAGCTTTTTCATTTACAACAGGTAAAGCACCTGGAAGCCCTAAACAGACAGGGCACACATGTGTATTGGGGGGATCACCAAATTCAGTAGAACAACCACAGAACATTTTTGAAGCAGTTGAAAGTTGAACGTGTATCTCTAATCCAATAGTTGGCTTATACATGTTATCGACTCCTTTCAAGTGCATATGCAATATTCAAAAGGTTTTTTTCATCAAACCATTTGCTGATTAACTGTATACCTATAGGTAAGCCCTTTTTGTCTTCCTTAAATGGAACAGAAATTGCAGGTAGATACGCAAGATTCGCAGGAATAGTAAAAATATCACTCATATACATCTCAAGAGGAGATACTTTTTCTCCAAACTTAAATGCAGTTGTAGGTGCTGTTGGGGTAAGTATTGCATCAACAGTATCAAAAACATCTTTAAATTCTTCGTAAATGATTCTTCTTACTTTAGAAGCCTTAAGATAGTATTCGTCAAAATAACCTTCAGAGAGGGCAAAGGTGCCTAATAGTATTCTTCTTTTAACCTCTCTTCCAAAACCAACTGTGCGGATGTTTTCATAAAATTCCCTAAGATTCTCTCCTTGATCTTCCAAAAACCCGTATCTAATACCGTCGTATCTTGCAAGATTTGCAGATGCTTCAGATGGGGCAATCAAGTAATAAACCGATAACGCATAATTCAAATGTGGAATAGAAACTTCAATAATATCAAAACCAAGTGAATTAAGGGATTTAATTGCAGCATTCAATGCATCTTTAACCTCTTCCTGGATGTTTGCTTCCATAACTTCTTTTATAATACCAATCCTTTTCCCTTGTATTTTGCTATCTAAAAAATTTGCATAGTCTAAAACTTCTTTATCAACAGTTGTTTCATCTTGTTCATCAAATCCTGCAATAGAAGATAAAACCATTGCGACATCTTGAACGGTGCGTCCTATAGGGCCAATGACATCAAGAGAAGAGGCAAATGCAACAAGTCCATAACGAGAGACTCTACCATATGTTGGTTTTAAACCCACTACACCGCAATAAGATGCAGGTTGTCTTACCGAGCCTCCTGTATCAGAACCTAAGGCAAACAAAGTTTCTTTTGCCTTAACTGAGGCAGCCGACCCTCCTGAAGAACCACCAGGGACGTAGTCTGTATTAACAGGATTTTTTGTTGTAAAAAAGGCGGAATTTTCTGTTGAAGATCCCATGGCAAACTCATCTAAATTGGTTTTACCAATAATAATTGCTCCAGCTTCTTTTAATTTTCTAATGACAGTTGCATCGTAAGGTGATATGAAGCCTTTTAATATTGTTGACCCACAAGTAGCCTCATGGTCTTTTACTAAAATATTGTCCTTAACAGCAACAACACTACCAAACAAACTACCTACTTTATCACGGGTTTCATCCTTTTTTTTAGCTTCTTCTAAAGCCTCATCATAAAAAACAGAAATAAAGGCATTAATGTCCTTATCGACTCTGCTAATTACATCAAGGTATGAAGAAACTACTTCAACTGCCTTAAGTTCTCCTTTTTTAACTAAGTCTACCGTCTCTTTTAAGGAAAGATCAACAATATCCATATCATTCTCCTATGATTCTTTTAACTTTAAAGAAACCGTCATAAAATAGTTCTCTCAATTTTTCAATATCTTTTACACTAAGTCCTACTT
This genomic window from Caldisericaceae bacterium contains:
- the gatB gene encoding Asp-tRNA(Asn)/Glu-tRNA(Gln) amidotransferase subunit GatB — its product is MYKPTIGLEIHVQLSTASKMFCGCSTEFGDPPNTHVCPVCLGLPGALPVVNEKAVEYALKLALALNMKINRFSTFYRKNYFYPDLPKGYQITQYSLPLGYQGFLEIGVSGKVKKVNIERGHIEEDSGKSIHLGDITESPYSLIDFNRSGIPLVEIVTMPDLESGDEAYEFLVLLRSIVRYLNISSGDMEKGALRCDVNVSVSKDETKGTKVEIKNLNSFRSVKRAIDYEISRQIELLEKGEKIVRETRHFDEHDGTTKTMRVKEELNDYRYFPEPDLPPLILDEQYIDSVKISLGELPNEKVRRYIEQFALQEDYARTLAYNKKYADYFESVVNVVEHPKEVANYFLVNILGLLNKKGLEIEALTFGVEQFKELFYYLDNKKISSNIAKAVIEESIETGKSVKSIIEGKNLIQVVDDSFIRDVVKNVIKNNPKPVSQYLSGKTQTFGFLVGSIMKELKGKGDPTLVNKILKEELDSLGR
- the gatA gene encoding Asp-tRNA(Asn)/Glu-tRNA(Gln) amidotransferase subunit GatA; this encodes MDIVDLSLKETVDLVKKGELKAVEVVSSYLDVISRVDKDINAFISVFYDEALEEAKKKDETRDKVGSLFGSVVAVKDNILVKDHEATCGSTILKGFISPYDATVIRKLKEAGAIIIGKTNLDEFAMGSSTENSAFFTTKNPVNTDYVPGGSSGGSAASVKAKETLFALGSDTGGSVRQPASYCGVVGLKPTYGRVSRYGLVAFASSLDVIGPIGRTVQDVAMVLSSIAGFDEQDETTVDKEVLDYANFLDSKIQGKRIGIIKEVMEANIQEEVKDALNAAIKSLNSLGFDIIEVSIPHLNYALSVYYLIAPSEASANLARYDGIRYGFLEDQGENLREFYENIRTVGFGREVKRRILLGTFALSEGYFDEYYLKASKVRRIIYEEFKDVFDTVDAILTPTAPTTAFKFGEKVSPLEMYMSDIFTIPANLAYLPAISVPFKEDKKGLPIGIQLISKWFDEKNLLNIAYALERSR